In Portunus trituberculatus isolate SZX2019 chromosome 24, ASM1759143v1, whole genome shotgun sequence, a single genomic region encodes these proteins:
- the LOC123508239 gene encoding TATA-binding protein-associated factor 172-like, with protein MSTRLDRLFVLLENGGSGVTRGAAAQQLGEVVRLHPQELSSLLGRVHSLLTSKSWDVRIAAGLAVEAIVSNVPAWDPSPAPSSGVFGEDTTRVNPPRLSLHAFSIKRVLERGAVLMAADERLFTATQDENTPIDPSARLAQQQRLVNQRLGLDVAEAVGVDVRGIVSPDDLASGVEQDGVGLAAGQGKDSVLSIVRKEIKSARLMLSSRELNRARRKAKLMARQKSVDVSECVGEDEPEPKRLCVEDTMVAGGSDDEDRMVVDEGSSALPEGGCEWPLESFCNNLAADLFSMSWETRHGVATALRHIIRVQGRGAGRAKYHTRQQMENSHQAWLEDMAVRLVCVLALDRFGDFVSDQVVAPVRETCAQTIGSILHLMSEDGVYGVLGLLEEMLCWQGWETRHGGLLGLKYLLAVREDLHTCLLPRIYPHIYRGLLDEMDEVVAVAASCLVPVAASVVEKLKVETVGCLVATLWDALLDIDDLTSSTSSVLMLLARLMAHPVGHGSLKSDLSQLVPRLWPFLYHTSSTVRGSALKTLDTLTACTDCTVSTSTTTTTTTNSQSSIKITSETCTVTPPEPNVATNNTSTSEQKLTDTTIDTVMDKERTADDDVSEPQVKKECEDESEMCQSSQDTVGSPREVPNANTKECVAVKTENGIKSEECTKDAQPAPMENNTSPSAGSEKKVKFEVVTKEEEKDQERSLAKCKWLHPIIQPLLTHVYQRALLEDAQENLSLVFKIWTQVLRCIPLAQVLPVVCPLVAQWLCLSMTSHKLPMDPSLLLLAHHNKLSEGRKVRIGGESSEQMEAKYYLGGCDQHNNVTEKLRVVTRARCAAARLLGSLSCVVSQPMPGLEYPPDEGPMECYAKLLVAHLVSRSALQRFGAGAVSRAWAATQPPHPCPPILQLALQTCLTEVVYYDEIALSFTRLQQETQDFMAMLRHYKLPLDPALSAAPVLTLEQIQTLSGQTALNLFSMGRLRPKVLATLEERRKAIQSSVSQTSSDQLTLATTTQAIIAGAVVQFEALPAKLNPVIKPLMDSIKKEKNEQLQGVSAEDLTCLLEMCATRSSGPNPKIIKNLANFLCVDQEYTPRVTEGEVQDTDHHHHIFSLSSQLKSTERQLLRRSSSLSARPPGRPPANAKKEDAADLSETILENELQHAAEVQRRGCTLALQNITRHFSSALPQKVPQLWQMLTGPLEHTTSSKNDSVSSTPTSASIDSNSESPSSDKEALKSCPESVKSNAQSLESRSGSVEGGSLLQEQSAKLLPVSPENSQEAVNWLQLMEVVVPGLDPALVEQLGKQAGMLEPWLYHVNAAVRHMAARVLGALARALPVTTLTQLVEIVVPELSSLHCIARRRGAVEAIHCIIQKLGFDVVPYSVLLIVPLLGCMSDPDTSIRLTATQCFATLIRLLPLEGGIPDPPSMSDRMLKQKKREREFLERLLDPSKIVNHSIPIPIHAELRSYQQSGVNWLAFLNQYKLHGILCDDMGLGKTLQSICILASDHYTKEKARLEASEGVGGSDLPPIQSLVVCPPTLTGHWVYEVQKFVDSKYLNPLHYTGPPVERYRLRKFISDHNLVVASYEIVRNDIDFFSLIKWNYVILDEGHVIKNSKTKSCRAIKQLTAQHRLILSGTPIQNNVLELWSLFDFLMPGFLGSERQFMACYSRPILLARDPKSSSRDQEAGVLAMEALHRQTLPFLLRRVKEDVLSDLPPKITQDYYCELSPLQEELYEDFARTQASQSISDTLRSSSRSWEDTNPSSKPQHTHIFQALQYLRKVCNHPKLVLKARHPEYERITAKLKSCNSSLSDISHAAKLPALKQLLLDCGIGTSGSGSNGDGVIVSPHRALIFCQLQGMLDIIEHDLLKVHLPSVTYLRLDGAVPAGARQSLVQRFNSDPSIDLLLLTTLVGGLGLNLTGADTVIFVEHDWNPMKDLQAMDRTHRIGQKRVVNVYRLVTQGTLEEKIMGLQKFKMMTANTVISQENSSLMTMGTSQLFDLFTLDSGKTGIGQESSSTASTKSHTLGLGAVGAKAVLESLPDLWDEDQYESEYDLDAFMSALKKPASS; from the exons ATGTCCACCAG ACTTGATCGGCTCTTTGTCTTGTTGGAAAATGGAGGCTCAGGGGTCACGCGCGGGGCGGCGGCACAACAGCTCGGGGAGGTGGTGCGTCTACACCCACAGGAGTTGTCTTCCCTGCTTGGCCGTGTTCATAGccttctgacatccaaatcGTGGGACGTGAGGATAGCAGCAGGACTTGCGGTAGAGGCAATTGTCAGTAATGTTCCAGCATGGGATCCTTCACCTGCACCTTCCTCAG GAGTGTTTGGGGAGGACACTACTCGAGTCAACCCTCCTCGGCTCTCTCTCCACGCCTTCAGCATCAAGCGCGTTTTGGAGCGTGGTGCTGTGCTTATGGCGGCAGATGAAAGACTCTTCACTGCCACACAGGATGAAAACACAC CCATAGACCCCAGCGCACGCCTGGCCCAGCAGCAGCGCCTGGTGAACCAACGACTTGGTCTGGATGTGGCTGAGgctgtgggtgtggatgtgcgtgGCATTGTGTCCCCGGATGATCTGGCATCAGGTGTGGAGCAGGATGGCGTGGGTCTGGCTGCTGGTCAGGGCAAG GACTCTGTTCTGAGCATAGTGAGGAAGGAGATCAAGTCTGCACGGCTGATGCTCAGTTCACGGGAGCTGAATCGAGCACGCAGGAAGGCAAAGCTGATGGCTCGGCAGAAGTCTGTTGAcgtgtctgagtgt GTTGGGGAAGATGAACCAGAACCCAAGAGGCTGTGTGTGGAGGACACTATGGTGGCCGGGGGCAGTGACGACGAGGACCGCATGGTGGTGGACGAGGGCTCCTCAGCGCTGCCTGAAGGG GGATGTGAGTGGCCTCTGGAAAGTTTTTGCAACAACCTGGCAGCCGACCTGTTCAGCATGTCATGGGAGACTCGGCATGGTGTTGCCACGGCACTGCGGCACATCATCAGAGTGCAGGGCCGAGGGGCGGGAAGGGCCAAGTACCACACCAGACAGCAG ATGGAGAACAGTCATCAGGCGTGGTTGGAAGACATGGCAGTacggctggtgtgtgtgttggcactAGACCGCTTTGGTGACTTTGTGTCAGACCAAGTGGTGGCGCCTGTGAGAGAGACGTGTGCCCAGACTATTG GCAGCATACTGCACCTGATGAGTGAGGATGGGGTGTATGGAGTGCTGGGTCTGCTGGAGGAAATGCTGTGCTGGCAGGGATGGGAGACCCGCCATGGGGGATTATTGGGACTCAAGTATCTCCTTGCTGTGAGGGAAGACCTACACACGTGCCTTCTGCCCCGCATCTATCCCCACATTTACAGAG GACTTTTAGATGAGATGGatgaagtagtagcagtggcggCTTCATGTTTGGTCCCTGTGGCGGCCAGTGTGGTGGAGAAGCTGAAGGTTGAGACAGTAGGGTGTCTTGTTGCCACACTCTGGGATGCTCTCCTGGATATTGATGACCTGACGTCGTCCACCAGCTCTGTGTTGATGCTGCTCGCTAGGCTAATGGCACATCCAGTGGGACATGGCAG CTTGAAAAGTGACTTGAGCCAACTGGTGCCAAGACTGTGGCCTTTCCTCTACCACACAAGCAGCACCGTGCGAGGCTCAGCACTCAAGACTCTAGACACACTCACTGCATGCACTGATTGTACTGTctccacttctaccaccaccaccaccaccacaaattcaCAATCTTCCATTAAGATAACCTCAGAGACTTGCACTGTCACACCACCTGAGCCAAATGttgccaccaacaacaccagcaccTCAGAACAAAAACTGACAGACACCACTATAGACACTGTCATGGACAAAGAAAGGACTGCAGATGACGATGTAAGTGAGCCTCAGGTAAAAAAGGAATGTGAGGATGAAAGTGAGATGTGCCAGTCAAGCCAAGACACTGTTGGGTCACCCAGGGAAGTGCCAAATGCAAACACAAAAGAGTGTGTGGCAGTGAAGACTGAGAATGGGATCAAAAGTGAAGAATGCACTAAGGATGCACAACCTGCTCCCATGGAAAACAACACATCCCCAAGTGCTGGCAGTGAGAAAAAAGTCAAGTTTGAAGTGGTaaccaaagaggaggagaaagatcagGAAAGATCGCTTGCCAAGTGTAAATGGCTGCATCCAATCATCCAGCCTCTGCTCACTCATGTCTACCAGCGAGCGTTGCTAGAGGATGCCCAGGAAAACCTTAGTCTAGTCTTCAAG ATATGGACGCAGGTCCTGAGGTGTATCCCTCTAGCACAGGTATTGCCTGTGGTGTGTCCTCTTGTGGCCCAGTGGTTGTGTCTTTCCATGACCAGCCACAAGTTACCTATGGATCCCTCCCTGCTGCTCCTGGCACACCACAACAAG CTAAGTGAAGGGCGCAAGGTGAGGATAGGGGGAGAGTCATCAGAGCAAATGGAAGCAAAGTATTACCTGGGAGGCTGCGACCAACACAACAACGTGACAGAGAAGCTGCGTGTGGTGACGAGAGCAAGATGTGCTGCTGCCAGGCTGCTTG GCTCTCTGTCATGCGTTGTGAGCCAACCAATGCCAGGCCTGGAGTACCCCCCAGATGAGGGTCCCATGGAGTGCTATGCTAAGCTCCTCGTGGCCCACCTTGTCTCCCGCTCAGCCCTCCAGCGGTTTGGGGCAGGTGCTGTGTCCAGGGCATGGGCGGCCACCCAGCCCCCACACCCGTGTCCACCCATACTCCAGCTGGCTTTGCAGACTTGCCTCACTGAAGTTGTATATTATGATGAGATTGCTCTGTCCTTCACTAG GCTGCAGCAAGAGACTCAGGACTTCATGGCCATGCTGAGACACTACAAGCTGCCCCTGGATCCTGCTCTCTCTGCTGCTCCGGTGCTTACTCTTGAACAG ATTCAGACATTAAGTGGTCAGACAGCTCTCAATCTCTTCTCGATGGGCCGCCTCCGTCCCAAGGTTCTAGCAACGCTGGAGGAGAGGCGCAAGGCCATACAGAGCAGTGTGTCCCAAACATCCAGCGATCAACTTACTCTGGCTACCAC CACCCAGGCCATCATTGCTGGTGCCGTGGTGCAGTTTGAAGCTCTTCCTGCCAAGCTGAACCCTGTCATCAAACCCCTCATGGATAGtatcaagaaagagaagaatgaacagctacag GGTGTGTCAGCTGAGGACCTAACCTGCCTGCTGGAGATGTGTGCAACACGGTCAAGTGGACCCAACCCAAAGATTATCAAGAACTTGGCAAACTTTCTGTGTGTAGATCAAGAATACACTCCACGAGTCACG GAAGGTGAAGTCCAGgacactgaccaccaccaccacattttctctttgtcttcacaactcaag TCAACAGAACGTCAACTGTTACGGCGATcatcttcactctctgctcGGCCTCCTGGCCGTCCCCCAGCAAATGCCAAGAAGGAGGATGCAGCTGACTTATCAGAAACCATTTTGGAGAATGAG CTCCAGCATGCAGCAGAGGTACAGCGGCGAGGTTGTACTCTTGCTCTGCAAAACATCACTCGTCACTTTAGCTCAGCCCTTCCTCAAAAGGTGCCACAGTTGTGGCAGATGCTGACTGGCCCACTGGAGCACACCACTAGTTCCAAAAATGACAGTGTATCATCAACTCCTACTAGTGCATCTATAGATTCCAATTCAGAATCTCCAAGCTCTGATAAGGAAGCATTAAAGTCTTGCCCAGAATCTGTTAAGTCCAATGCACAGTCCTTGGAGTCCAGGTCAGGGTCTGTGGAGGGCGGCTCATTGCTTCAAGAACAAAGTGCCAAGTTATTACCTGTGAGTCCAGAGAATAGCCAGGAGGCTGTTAATTGGCTGCAgctgatggaggtggtggtaccAGGCCTGGATCCAGCACTTGTGGAGCAG TTGGGGAAGCAAGCAGGAATGTTGGAGCCATGGCTGTACCATGTCAATGCAGCAGTACGGCACATGGCTGCCCGTGTCCTAGGAGCCCTGGCAAGGGCTCTCCCTGTGACCACACTGACCCAGCTAGTGGAAATTGTGGTCCCTGAACTGTCCAGCCTTCACTGCATTGCACGGCGGAGGGGAGCTGTAGAGGCCATCCACTGCATTATCCAGAAACTTGGCTTTGATGTTGTGCCTTATAGTGTGCTGCTGATTGTGCCTTTGTTAG GGTGCATGAGTGACCCTGACACCAGTATTCGGCTCACTGCCACTCAGTGCTTTGCAACACTCATCCGCTTGCTGCCACTGGAGGGCGGCATACCTGACCCACCTTCCATGAGTGATCGTATgctgaagcagaagaaaagagaaagggagttcTTGGAAAGGCTTTTGGATCCTTCCAAGATTGTAAATCACAGCATCCCTATTCCCATCCATGCTGAACTACGCAGCTACCAGCAG AGTGGTGTAAACTGGCTGGCTTTCCTTAACCAGTACAAGCTTCATGGAATCCTGTGTGATGACATGGGTCTCGGCAAAACCCTGCAGTCCATTTGTATTCTTGCCAGCGATCATTACACAAAGGAGAAAGCCAGATTG GAGGCAAGTGAAGGTGTCGGCGGGAGTGACCTCCCACCCATTCAGTCCCTGGTTGTTTGCCCACCAACACTTACTGGCCATTGGGTGTATGAGGTGCAGAAGTTTGTGGACAGCAAGTACCTCAATCCTCTCCACTACACAGGCCCGCCAGTGGAACGGTACAG ACTACGGAAGTTCATCTCAGATCACAACTTGGTGGTTGCTTCTTATGAGATTGTGAGGAACGACATAGACTTCTTCTCCCTCATCAAATGGAACTACGTCATTCTTGACGAGGGACATGTCATCAAGAATAGCAAAACCAAG TCTTGCCGTGCCATCAAGCAACTCACCGCACAGCACCGACTCATCCTGTCTGGCACTCCCATCCAAAACAATGTGCTGGAGCTGTGGTCTCTCTTTGACTTCCTGATGCCCGGCTTCCTTGGTAGTGAGCGGCAGTTCATGGCTTGTTACTCCAGACCAATTCTACTTGCTCGAGATCCCAAGAGTTCCAGCCGAGACCAGGAGGCCGGAGTGTTGGCCATGGAGGCCCTGCACCGCCAGACACTGCCGTTCCTCCTGCGTCGTGTGAAGGAGGATGTGCTGAGTGACCTTCCTCCTAAGATTACACAG GACTACTACTGTGAACTGAGTCCCCTGCAAGAGGAATTGTATGAAGACTTTGCCCGCACCCAAGCCAGCCAGAGCATCAGTGACACACTCCGCAGCTCCAGCCGTTCATGGGAGGACACCAACCCGTCCTCCAagccacaacacactcacatttTCCAG GCTCTTCAGTACCTGAGAAAGGTGTGCAACCACCCCAAGCTTGTGTTGAAGGCTCGTCATCCAGAGTATGAGCGCATCACTGCCAAACTGAAATCTTGCAACTCTTCCCTCTCTGACATCTCCCATGCAGCCAAACTCCCTGCATTGAA ACAGTTGCTCCTAGACTGTGGCATTGGCACGAGCGGCAGTGGCAGCAACGGTGACGGTGTCATTGTGTCTCCGCACCGAGCTCTGATCTTCTGCCAGCTGCAAGGCATGTTGGACATCATTGAACATGACCTTCTCAA GGTTCACTTACCGAGTGTGACTTACCTGCGGCTGGACGGGGCAGTGCCAGCAGGGGCACGGCAGTCACTGGTTCAGCGCTTTAACAGCGACCCGTCCATTGACCTGCTGCTCCTCACCACGCTGGTTGGAGGGCTTGGTTTGAATCTGACTGGTGCTGACACG GTAATTTTTGTGGAGCATGACTGGAACCCCATGAAGGACCTGCAGGCGATGGACCGTACTCATCGCATTGGCCAGAAGCGCGTTGTCAATGTGTACCGCCTGGTGACACAAGGCACGCTGGAGGAGAAGATCATGGG GTTGCAAAAGTTCAAGATGATGACTGCCAATACAGTGATAAGCCAGGAGAACTCCAGCCTCATGACTATGGGGACCAGTCAG CTGTTTGACCTCTTCACTCTGGACTCAGGGAAGACTGGCATTGGTCAGGAGTCATCCAGCACTGCCTCCACAAAGTCACACACACTGGGTCTTGGAGCAGTGGGAGCCAAAGCAGTGTTGGAGAGTCTGCCTGACCTCTGGGATGAAGATCAATATGAGAGTGAATATGACTTGGATGCATTCATGTCTGCTCTTAAAAAACCTGCATCCAGCTAG
- the LOC123508415 gene encoding glycine-rich cell wall structural protein 1.8-like, with translation MTLLKMHTALVVVTALLVGVVWAEKAPHGPPAHHFSGQDSYSGSQIVSSYGGGGGGHGHGGGVAIGHGGGGYGGGGGIGHGHGGGGYGGGGGGGYPHPDSLTYHTTSYQTHHVPVAVPYGDGGQRGKGKGKGKGGPFRQLNKMFEDAGKKLSKFVSDYIDYNVDDHHETTYSYAAPIHHAPAGHSYAPAHGHGHQGYGQPEYYAVAVPAYEEEYDDYEESFGSKLAKGWKDAKDQVRKWEEEAAKTIKDFFTQDYGSDGKGGKGGKGGKGGKGGDDSPDYIYYEVPAPYGQGQYASGDSYSSQGSDGKGHGGSGHGGGHGGVAVGHGGGGGGKGKGFGGSHGGFGGKGGFSGKGGFGGKGGFGGKGKGGKGGGGGGGGGHFIPAAPKPIVPHHAPSYSPPSSSYGAPPPPSGSYDAPQTSSYSSPSSSYSEPIGHGGHGGHGGHGGHGGHGGGHGGHGGSIPVVPHNAGHHETSSYAS, from the exons ATGCACacggcactggtggtggtgacggcccttctggtgggtgtggtgtgggcaGAAAAGGCTCCTCATGGTCCCCCGGCCCACCACTTCTCAGGCCAAGACAGCTACAGTGGATCCCAGATTGTTTCAAGCtacggaggtggtggtggtggtcatggccatggtggtggtgttgccataggccatggtggtggtggttatggtggtggtggaggtattgGTCAtgggcatggtggtggtggttatggtggtggtggtggtggcggctacCCTCACCCAGACAGCCTGACGTACCACACCACCAGCTACCAGACACACCATGTACCGGTGGCAGTGCCGTACGGTGATGGTGGCCAGCGTGGGAAGGGCAAAGGCAAGGGCAAGGGTGGACCATTCAGGCAGCTCAATAAGATGTTTGAAGATGCCGGGAAGAAGCTCAGCAAGTTTG TGAGTGACTACATTGATTACAATGTAGATGACCATCATGAGACAACTTATTCCTACGCTGCACCCATCCATCATGCACCAGCTGGACACTCCTACGCTCCAGCTCACGGCCATGGCCACCAAGGCTATGGCCAGCCTGAGTACTATGCTGTGGCTGTGCCTGCTTATGAGGAGGAGTATGATGACTATGAGGAGTCCTTTGGTAGTAAGTTAGCAAAGGGATGGAAGGATGCCAAGGATCAAGTTCgcaagtgggaggaggaagccgCCAAGACGATCAAGGACTTCT TCACCCAGGATTACGGCAGTGATGGcaagggaggtaaaggaggcaagggaggcaaaggagggaagggtggagatGACAGCCCAGACTACATTTACTATGAGGTTCCAGCACCTTATGGACAGGGCCAATATGCCTCTGGAGACTCCTACTCTAGCCAAGGGTCTGATGGCAAGGGTCACGGCGGCAGTGGTCacggtggtggtcatggtggggTTGCTGTaggccatggtggtggtggaggtggcaagGGCAAGGGCTTTGGTGGCAGCCATGGAGGATTTGGTGGTAAGGGAGGATTTAGTGGCAAGGGAGGATTTGGTGGCAAGGGAGGAtttggaggaaaagggaagggaggtaagggaggaggaggaggaggaggaggaggacacttcATCCCTGCAGCACCAAAGCCCATCGTGCCACACCACGCACCGTCCTACAGTCCTCCCTCCAGCTCATAtggggcaccaccaccaccctctggGTCTTATGATGCACCACaaacctcctcctactcgtcccCCTCATCCTCCTACAGCGAACCAATTGGACACGGTGGACACGGAGGACATGGAGGACATGGTGGTCATGGTGGACATGGAGGAGGCcatggtggtcatggtggttcTATCCCTGTGGTTCCCCACAATGCAGGTCATCATGAAACATCATCTTATGCCTCATAG